One region of Wyeomyia smithii strain HCP4-BCI-WySm-NY-G18 chromosome 3, ASM2978416v1, whole genome shotgun sequence genomic DNA includes:
- the LOC129730941 gene encoding dynein light chain 1, cytoplasmic isoform X3, translating into MSDRKAVIKNADMGEEMQQDAVDCATQALEKYNIEKDIAAYIKKEFDKKYNPTWHCIVGRNFGSYVTHETRHFIYFYLGQVAILLFKSG; encoded by the exons ATGAGTGATCGCAAGGCAGTGATTAAGAACGCCGACATGGGCGAAGAAATGCAGCAGGATGCGGTGGATTGTGCGACACAAGCCCTGGAAAAATATAACATCGAGAAG GATATTGCGGCGTACATCAAGAAGGAGTTCGACAAGAAGTACAATCCCACCTGGCACTGCATCGTCGGACGGAACTTTGGTTCCTACGTTACGCACGAAACGCGTCACTTTATTTATTTCTACCTGGGACAAGTTGCCATCCTTTTATTTAAGAGCGGTTAA
- the LOC129730926 gene encoding putative metabolite transport protein HI_1104 — protein sequence MQTVVEKLRFLYKPYVLAVLTIGYIAGELGHYLIGVTSKATAIELDYGDHACQQNHTEVHRHMLPQQCAEIDVEHDCHRLHLNGTVYCEWNYNGLGLEYQLLAGPSFIAVFTVMGVVLGFAADRFNRVRLLTLCTAVFAVAIVFQGTVKGYWQLILLRMLMAAGEAGCNPLATGIMSDIFPESKRALVMAIFNWGIYGGYGIAFPVGRYITKLNLWDLGWRVCYYGTGALAVLMAILTGTTLKEPERKSIGEESTNKAKVPLVKVLLQPRVILLMIAASIRHCGGMTFAYNADLYYNIYFPDVDLGWWLFAVTIGIGSIGVVIGGIVSDKFVAKMGIRSRVACLAISQLIATPFAFGSVYYEPLWAMITLGISYFFAEMWFGIVFAVLVEIVPLQVRSTTIGVFLFVMNNIGGNLPILVDPLAKAIGYRGSVMFFYAGFYGISSLLFLLTMFFMEGPKPVSVDEGRSQVEMGHENNTFQPDDFINGVGGPKPNGYGAVGKRPAESSRL from the exons ATGCAAACCGTGGTGGAAAAATTGCGATTTCTCTACAAACCGTACGTCCTGGCGGTGCTGACTATTGGATACATTGCGGGAGAACTTGGCCACTACCTGATTGGAGTTACCTCGAAGGCAACCGCCATCGAGCTGGACTACGGTGACCATGCCTGCCAGCAGAACCATACGGAGGTCCATCGTCACATGCTGCCACAGCAGTGCGCAGAAATCGACGTCGAGCATGA CTGCCACCGACTACATCTGAACGGGACCGTTTACTGCGAATGGAACTACAATGGATTGGGCCTAGAGTATCAGCTGCTAGCCGGGCCCAGTTTTATTGCCGTATTCACGGTGATGGGTGTCGTTCTCGGTTTTGCTGCCGACAGATTCAACCGAGTTCGGCTACTGACTTTATGTACGGCGGTGTTTGCGGTGGCAATCGTCTTTCAGGGCACGGTTAAAGGCTACTGGCAGTTGATTCTGCTGCGTATGCTTATGGCTGCTGGAGAAGCTGGCTGTAATCCGTTGGCTACCGGAATCATGTCGGACATTTTCCCCGAAAGCAAACGAGCGCTGGTGATGGCAATCTTTAACTGGGGTATCTACGGAGGGTACGGCATTGCTTTTCCGGTGGGACGCTACATTACCAAGCTGAATCTGTGGGATCTTGGATGGCGTGTTTGCTACTACGGAACCGGAGCACTGGCGGTCCTTATGGCCATTCTGACTGGAACAACGTTGAAAGAACCAGAACGGAAAAGCATTGGCGAGGAATCGACGAACAAAGCAAAGGTTCCTCTCGTAAAAGTTTTACTGCAACCGCGTGTCATTCTGCTGATGATTGCCGCCTCCATTCGACACTGCGGAGGTATGACCTTTGCGTACAATGCGGATCTGTACTACAACATCTACTTCCCGGATGTTGATCTCGGTTGGTGGCTGTTTGCCGTTACTATCGGTATCGGCAGCATAGGAGTGGTGATTGGTGGCATTGTATCGGACAAATTCGTTGCCAAAATGGGCATCCGTTCCCGGGTGGCTTGCCTCGCTATCAGCCAATTGATTGCCACACCGTTCGCTTTCGGTTCCGTGTACTATGAACCACTGTGGGCGATGATCACCCTAGGCATCAGTTACTTCTTCG CCGAAATGTGGTTCGGTATCGTGTTCGCCGTTTTGGTGGAGATTGTGCCTCTGCAGGTTCGCTCCACAACCATCGGAGTGTTTCTGTTTGTGATGAACAACATTGGTGGTAACCTGCCAATTTTGGTGGATCCTCTGGCCAAGGCAATCGGCTACCGGGGTTCAGTGATGTTCTTCTATGCCGGTTTCTACGGAATCAGCAGTTTGCTGTTTCTATTGACGATGTTCTTCATGGAGGGCCCAAAACCGGTCTCAGTCGATGAAGGGCGCAGTCAGGTCGAGATGGGCCACGAAAATAACACATTCCAGCCGGACGATTTCATCAACGGCGTTGGTGGACCAAAGCCGAACGGATATGGCGCGGTTGGAAAACGACCAGCCGAGAGCAGTAGACTGTAA